One stretch of Leishmania infantum JPCM5 genome chromosome 22 DNA includes these proteins:
- a CDS encoding A2 protein — MKIRSVRPLVVLLVCVAAVLALSASAEPHKAAVDVGPLSVDVGPLSVGPQSVGPLSVGPQSVGPLSVDVGPLSVGPQSVGPLSVDVGPLSVGPQSVGPLSVGPQAVGPLSVGPQSVGPLSVDVGPQAVGPQSVGPLSVGPQSVGPLSVGPQSVGPLSVGPLSVGPQSVGSLSVGPQSVGPLSVGPLSVDVGPQAVGPLSVGPQAVGPLSVGPQSVGPLSVGPQSVGPLSVGPQSVGPLSVGPQSVGPLSVGPQSVGPLSVDVGPQSVGPLSVGPQSVGPLSVGPQSVGPLSVGPQSVGPLSVGPQSVGPLSVGPQSVGPLSVGPQAVGPLSVDVGPQSVGPLSVGPQAVGPLSVGPQSVGPLSVGPQSVGPLSVDVGQQSVGPLSVGPQSVGPLSVGPQSVGPLSVGPQAVGPLSVGPQAVGPLSVGPQAVGPLSVGPQSVGPLSVGPQAVGPLSVGPQAVGPLSVGPQSVGPLSVGLQAVDVSPVS, encoded by the coding sequence ATGAAGATCCGCAGCGTGCGTCCGCTTGTGGTGTTGCTGGTgtgcgtcgcggcggtgctcgcacTCAGCGCCTCCGCTGAGCCGCACAAGGCGGCCGTTGAcgtcggcccgctctctgttgacgttggcccgctctccgttggtccgcagtctgttggcccgctctccgttggcccgcagtctgttggcccgctctctgttgacgttggcccgctctccgttggtccccagtctgttggcccgctctctgttgacgttggcccgctctccgttggtccgcagtctgttggcccgctctccgttggcccgcaggctgttggcccgctctccgttggcccgcagtctgttggcccgctctctgttgacgttggcccgcaggctgttggcccgcagtccgtcggcccgctctccgttggcccgcagtctgttggcccgctctccgttggcccgcagtctgttggcccgctctctgttggcccgctctccgttggtccgCAGTCTGTTGGctcgctctccgttggcccgcagtccgtcggcccgctctctgttggcccgctctctgttgacgttggcccgcaggctgttggcccgctctccgtcggtccgcaggctgttggcccgctctccgttggtccgcagtccgtcggcccgctctccgttggcccgcagtccgttggcccgctctccgttggtccgcagtctgtcggcccgctctctgttggcccgcagtccgtcggcccgctctctgtggGCCCGCAgtccgttggcccgctctccgttgacgttggtccgcagtccgttggcccgctctccgttggtccgcagtccgtcggcccgctctccgttggcccgcagtccgttggcccgctctccgttggcccgcagtctgttggcccgctctccgttggtccgcagtccgtcggcccgctctccgttggcccgcagtccgttggcccgctttctgttggcccgcaggctgttggcccgctctctgtcgacgttggcccgcagtccgtcggcccgctctctgttggcccgcaggctgtcggcccgctctccgttggtccgcagtccgtcggcccgctctccgttggtccgcagtccgtcggccctctctctgttgaCGTTGGTCAGCAgtccgttggcccgctctccgttggcccgcagtctgttggcccgctctctgttggcccgcagtccgtcggcccgctctccgttggcccgcaggctgttggcccgctctccgttggcccgcaggctgttggcccgctctccgttggtccgcaggctgttggcccgctctccgttggtccgcagtccgtcggcccgctctccgttggcccgcaggctgttggcccgctctccgttggtccgcaggctgttggcccgctctccgttggtccgcagtccgttggcccgctctcggTTGGCCTGCAGGCTGTTGACGTTTCTCCGGTGTCTTAA
- a CDS encoding 5'a2rel-related protein: MMDITIGSPSSSYRSRSRSSRGYTQRPGLARDAAGSGDSSAAGQETELLTGAAGLDDTDGGEGHHARCSPADSHGGFEEDYSDLDHRAAGASRSPPSLGEREETCRPPPPNTSAAPAPQRHVADELVHALPNRESMSPAQMAPSSIPFSAPLPSSSSSVAGSGGAAHLPPRRAPQLLPHDRLHSRVEGMAWLCSAADRDRAPAPIPRTSVRTSCAAEERKCTDDAVGVRGPRTSSLEAQARASEPTAVAAAAPVTRWPERQEQVIPRAFARTESPSPLRRAAQTELATGNAERNAATEASPDTEVSGAHCGPLRKLALLSFCSDGGQEVMDHRPRSERALRLARVSNTVTLSSPPAFSSTPTSAVPLPGSPPLSSASSASVPMQQQRLRLPSHSPESVSSASLSRAVVRRESLSGASVTAATSSDSYDRGEVHDHHCSRRQRSDSRYRAIGDVDDDDGTTSSSPGLTETNGARPPSHAPAPLHPSSFLTQALPHACRSSQSSSDSAKECRPGEAQRADAARQALDSSQASSPAPSPLASRSPSLSAPPSAQLPPRRTVEETRRDSSSDGDGSGAARRIPRHGTCPVMTEVAELQLPLATPTEAAVGCGGSGAAAVAGESPPPLPPAPWVAGDGASSLHPSRRGNDRHSKSSATGAHGVVLQAAASEADMANEARAGDDVARASRERRELPATASLRDGVAAALELDGARRGAAPPTDAPRHVKPPPPPQRRALDRWRSQASLVGGRAADTAALSSSLRVVTPSSRGSAAGQVTECGDGHPSQSARECGETGKRPFRGGVNVARWVRGTVGWEAGLSGASLIPPPARKAAEARVCAPPTNFGSASTTNASGAAGNFCGSEPLRVLAAPLAPLPHRTPPREAVAPSVLAEVTQSCASAALVSGRQAYQGVAALSWTLSSRSRVRLTVITSSAQERRANKAEGESAVGGAAQVDPRDRSSGARWREAGSADEAFLVRSGDARRGEMAAVPQHAHPLRSSSSGQRASRRGLAAVLAQRAAAMCSSASSAVVDGADEDEETRIVARTWRPATCLEFVRDDARRRSTGDDCQSSWGAAGAHRWGQGPHHSRATQRSAAVAGAPSGGHQTRTANHPHDGSHGPVLSIEASPLVSPVSLAAEATSDVGASARQACSAATWRAGAASNGVGGGVLSSTTLVPGYAAVYSPCMLATRVLEARKALLGTPSAAVPAAATSVCPPGPSGALPLHCGSRAMPAVGATVAAAATSGGVPSWSPSSLLSPPQAYIDLKERNADDGVVPAAAPDAAPWSLYLSGSPDAEESMRHRAALPRQLTRGQQHLHEQPELPADKSPYPVARRIPFGFAAGTLAGATSAQAVLPSPDERLRSCHSRTASPAEDASASVPGAHLHAEGGYQRARRLPCHTPAEEQHSVTASAPSSPIVAQSAAASAASPLGRMSTTLSPTTAPSSAPRASSADTAQGRHRSIPPPEYHAVIHAAGAGSRASERARSTSRRFWIAATNADQSHDALDVRQKRQAHILAQQRLIQEEAFRRRYISMQEDHCFAVEVAELNYQRAVEYVHQASAAGAVATPARRSGHCAALLTAGCDAGPLVGLQRVRCDQAAMTATLSTLAKELAALSP; this comes from the coding sequence ATGATGGACATCACCATCGGCTCGCCTTCGTCGTCTTatcgcagccgcagccgcagcagtcgcggCTATACCCAGCGCCCTGGCCTTGCTCGCGATGCGGCTGGTAGCGgtgacagcagcgctgccggccaGGAGACGGAGCTGTTGACAGGTGCAGCGGGGCTGGACGACAcagacggaggcgaaggccACCACGCTCGTTGCAGCCCAGCAGACTCACATGGCGGCTTTGAGGAAGACTATAGTGACCTAGACCACAGGGCAGCGGGCGCGAGTCGATCACCGCCTTCGTtaggcgagagggaggagacgtgcagaccaccgccgccgaacaccagcgcggcaccggcgccgcagcgccacgtgGCCGACGAGCTCGTTCACGCTTTGCCGAACCGTGAGTCGATGTCGCCGGCTCAGATGGCACCGTCGTCGATCCCGTtctcagcgccgctgccgtcctctTCGTCATCCGTGgctggcagtggcggtgcggcgcacctgcCCCCTCGTCGTGCACcacagctgctgccacaCGATCGCCTGCACAGCCGCGTGGAGGGGATGGCGTGGCTTTGCTCTGCAGCTGACCGTGATCGGGCCCCGGCGCCGATCCCACGGACGTCTGTCAGAACTTCATGTGCCGCGGAAGAGCGCAAGTGCACCGATGATGCAGTGGGCGTGCGTGGACCCAGGACCTCCTcgctggaggcgcaggcaAGAGCGAGTGAACCgactgccgtcgccgctgccgcacccgtCACAAGATGGCCAGAGCGACAAGAGCAGGTGATCCCCCGCGCCTTTGCCCGCACGGAGAGCccgtcaccgctgcgccgcgctgcgcagacgGAGCTGGCAACCGGCAATGCTGAGCGCAACGCCGCTACTGAGGCCTCTCCCGACACGGAAGTATCCGGTGCCCACTGTGGTCCGCTTAGGAAGCTCGCACTGCTCTCTTTTTGCAGTGATGGCGGCCAGGAGGTGATGGACCACCGGCCACGCTCTGAGCGCGCGTTACGGCTTGCACGCGTGAGCAACACGGTGACTCTGTCGTCGCCACCAGCGTTCTCGTCTACGCCCACCTCCGCTGTGCCGCTCCCTGGATCGCCGCCGTTGTcaagcgcctcctccgcttccGTTCCAatgcaacagcagcggctgcgactGCCGTCACACTCGCCTGAATCGGTGAGTTCCGCGTCCCTCTCGCGTGCGGTGGTACGGCGGGAGTCACTGAGCGGGGCGAGTGTGACAGCCGCGACGTCCTCCGACAGCTACGATCGCGGCGAGGTCCATGACCATCATTGCAGCCGTCGGCAACGGTCCGACTCCCGCTATCGCGCCATCGGCGACGTGGATGACGACGAtggcaccaccagcagctcgCCCGGCCTCACCGAGACGAACGGCGCACGACCGCCGTCGCatgcaccggcgccgcttcACCCATCCTCTTTCCTGacgcaggcgctgccgcacgcgtgccgcagctcgcagagcagcagcgacagcgccaaaGAGTGCCGCCCgggcgaggcgcagcgggccgatgcggcgcggcaggcgctcGACTCATCGCAAGCATcatcaccggcgccgtctcCACTAGCGTCGCGCTCTCCCTCGTtgagcgcgccgccgtccgcgcAGCTACCACCTCGGCGCACCGTCGAGGAGACTCGTAGGGatagcagcagcgatggggacggcagcggcgcggcgcggcgaatTCCGCGTCACGGCACGTGCCCTGTCATGACGGAGGTAGCTGAGTTGCAGCTTCCTCTAGCCACACCAACGGAGGCCGCTGTGGGCTGCGGCGGTAgtggtgcggcggcagtcGCTGGCGAAAGCCCTCCACCGCTTCCACCGGCCCCGTGGGTAGCCGGCGATGGCGCATCGTCCCTCCACCCAAGTCGTCGTGGGAACGACCGCCACAGCAAGAGCAGTGCCACTGGCGCACACGGCGTCGTGCTCCAGGCTGCAGCTTCTGAGGCCGACATGGCCAACGAAGCTCGTGCAGGCGACGACGTGGCGCGGGCGTCTCGTGAGCGTAGAGAGCTCCCCGCTACAGCTTCCCTCAgggacggcgttgctgccgctctggAGTTGGACGGAGCACGTCGTGGTGCCGCGCCACCAACTGATGCTCCACGCCATGTtaagccgccgccgccgcctcaacGGCGAGCGCTGGATCGGTGGCGCAGTCAGGCATCTCTagtcggcggccgcgctgctgacACCGCCGCACTCTCGTCTTCCTTGCGAGTCGTCACGCCTTCCTCGCGGGGCTCCGCCGCGGGGCAAGTGACTGAATGTGGCGATGGCCATCCATCCCAGTCAGCCCGCGAATGTGGCGAAACGGGGAAAAGGCCGTTCAGGGGTGGCGTCAACGTTGCGCGTTGGGTGCGCGGCACTGTTGGCTGGGAGGCCGGCCTTTCCGGGGCCTCGCTGATACCGCCGCCGGCCCGCAAAGCTGCtgaggcgcgcgtgtgcgcacctcCCACAAACTTCGGGAGCGCGAGCACAACTAACGCCTCAGGCGCCGCGGGCAACTTTTGTGGCAGCGAGCCACTCCGTGTGCTGGCGGCCCCGCTCGCCCCGCTCCCTCATcgcacgccgccacgcgaggcggtggcgccctCTGTCCTCGCTGAGGTGACGCAGAGCTGTGCATCAGCAGCGCTTGTGTCGGGGAGGCAAGCTTATCAAGGTGTGGCCGCGCTTTCGTGGACGCTGTCGTCGCGTTCGCGCGTGCGGCTGACGGTCATCACATCATcggcgcaggagcgccgGGCGAACAAGGCTGAGGGTGAGTCGGCCGTGGGAGGCGCCGCGCAAGTCGACCCGCGTGATCGGAGTAGCGGTGCCCGATGGCGTGAAGCGGGCAGCGCTGACGAGGCTTTTCttgtgcgcagcggcgacgcacgCCGCGGTGAAatggctgcggtgccgcagcacgctCACCCGCTGCGGAGTTCCTCGAGTGGGCAGCGTGCATCACGCCGAGGGCTCGCGGCGGTGTTGGCGCAACGGGCTGCCGCCATGTGCAGCTCGGCGAgcagcgcggtggtggacggCGCCGATGAAGACGAGGAGACGCGAATCGTAGCGCGCACGTGGCGGCCCGCCACGTGTCTCGAGTTTGTGCGCGACGATGCccgtcggcgcagcaccgggGACGATTGCCAGAGCAGCTggggcgcagctggagcgcatcGTTGGGGGCAGGGGCCGCACCATTCGCGAGCGACGCAGAGGTCGGCAGCAGTAGCCGGTGCGCCGTCCGGCGGTCATCAAACAAGGACAGCCAATCACCCTCACGACGGCTCACATGGCCCTGTGCTGTCGATCGAGGCATCGCCCCTTGTCTCACCCGTATCGTTGGCAGCCGAGGCGACCTCTGATGTGGGTGCGAGCGCGCGCCAGGCGTGCTCTGCAGCTACGTGGCGGGCCGGTGCCGCCTCTAATGGTGTTGGTGGAGGTGTTCTCTCAAGTACGACGTTGGTGCCTGGATACGCTGCTGTGTACAGCCCTTGTATGCTTGCCACAcgggtgctggaggcgcgcAAGGCCCTCTTGGGAACccccagcgccgctgtcccCGCTGCAGCAACGAGCGTCTGTCCTCCCGGACCGTCTGGTGCACTACCTCTGCATTGCGGCAGTCGCGCCATGCCGGCGGTGGGGgccaccgttgctgctgctgctaccagTGGTGGCGTGCCGTCGTGGTCTCCTTCTTCGCTGCTGAGCCCACCGCAGGCTTACATTGACTTGAAGGAGCGAAACGCAGATGATGGCGtggtgccagcggcggcgcccgaTGCCGCGCCGTGGAGCCTCTACCTGAGCGGATCGCCGGATGCCGAGGAATCGATGCGGCAccgtgcagcgctgcctcggcaGCTAACACGAGGGCAACAGCACCTGCACGAGCAACCGGAATTGCCAGCGGACAAGTCTCCCTATCCGGTGGCGCGACGCATCCCATTCGGGTTCGCTGCCGGCACTCTTGCAGGGGCCACATCTGCGCAAGCCGTATTGCCTTCGCCTGACGAGCGCCTGCGAAGCTGTCACTCGAGGACGGCTTCACCGGCAGAGGACGCCTCTGCATCAGTCCCCGGGGCGCACCTTCACGCCGAGGGTGGCTACCAGcgcgcgaggaggctgccctGCCACACACCCGCCGAGGAACAACACAGCGTCACAGCTTCGGCGCCCAGCAGCCCAATCGTGGCCcaatcagcggcggcgtctgctgcGTCTCCGTTAGGACGCATGTCCACAACATTAtcccccaccaccgcacctTCCTCCGCTCCTCGTGCAAGTTCGGCGGATACGGCGCAGGGCCGACACCGAAGCATTCCGCCGCCGGAATACCACGCCGTAATCcatgctgctggtgctggatCGCGGGCCAGTGAACGAGCGCGCTCGACATCAAGGCGCTTCTGGATAGCGGCAACGAATGCCGACCAGAGTCACGATGCGCTTGATGTGCGCCAGAAGCGCCAGGCACACATACTCGCCCAGCAGCGGCTCATCCAAGAGGAGGCGTTCCGCCGTCGCTACATCAGCATGCAAGAGGATCATTGCTTTGCGGttgaggtggcggagctcAACTACCAGCGTGCCGTGGAATACGTTCATCAAGCGtcagccgccggcgcggtcGCGACACCTGCTCGGCGGAGCGGCCACTGTGCTGCTCTCTTGACGGCCGGTTGCGACGCAGGGCCGCTGGTGGGTCTCCAGCGGGTACGGTGCGATCAGGCAGCCATGACGGCTACGCTGAGCACGCTTGCGAAGGAGCTGGCTGCACTGTCGCCGTAG
- a CDS encoding 3'a2rel-related protein has product MCPVPHQGLQRNRSPRVSTARMLQRALLLVALLCSFSLMTAVVTTPRGDGVHGTLCVSALHGAVLGRGKGLRAPPLTVPLLQPVALPHHTGSAVVVAAARADGDVDDIVTFSQAGDVFALEESASASVPSSSSSGVSPGANGRGSKAARVPETPASSSSLSVPLPRGSSAVSSLRRSSLLPSAADIVVVLVGEGDAGTELPPSSSAPPPDNFGTRRAPAMRLALLGLIALVVPAAIIALAMWCVCRRTRYKRKVKGLRLNGTRQPGEVDDVDMGNIVRGGDWLNLDAATPGRTKIGANGARFSILAPSTAACVRMDATFDPIGQQAAETRQRKRARRVAVAAAEAAVIPARGAGNGGSDGLASPVSGESGAAGPEMWSSDEEERSDGYSVNGGVSGGNVGVAGGSAQAHATSSVLPGTGATGAGASSGAGPHLRGGAVTSSVVTAVHPLDHDLHYFNETTRVLLGRYTAESGGGVPQMPPSALPGGGGAAEQSLRLASGNEAESGNAVVSKPKSVFEQILSFAVAPLQVGREFHQRGDNRDSCNVADSAGGPRALAAPVPRGRERAERHTEKEDLEEEHAFQDDEELDEEYKDEECGDYEGSSQRHSGGVYVPGA; this is encoded by the coding sequence ATGTGTCCCGTGCCTCATCAAGGGCTGCAGCGCAACCGCAGTCCTCGCGTCTCCACGGCGCGAATGCTTCAACGGGCGCTGTTGCTTGTGGCCCTGCTGTGCAGTTTCTCACTtatgacggcggtggtgacgacaccccgcggcgacggtgttCATGGCACTCTTTGCGTCTCTGCCTTACACGGCGCTGTattggggagggggaagggcctacgcgcgccaccgctcaCTGTGCCCTTGCTGCAGCCTGTAGCGCTACCGCACCATACGGGTTCCGCTGTTgtggtggccgccgcgcgggCTGACGGCGATGTTGACGACATCGTCACTTTTTCGCAAGCCGGCGATGTGTTCGCCTTGGAGGAGAGCGCTTCTGCATCCGTGCCGTCTTCCTCGAGCTCCGGCGTCAGCCCAGGCGCTAACGGGAGGGGCAGCAAAGCAGCAAGGGTTCCAGAGACCCCGgcttcctcgtcgtcgttgtccgTTCCGTTGCCGCGGGGGTCGTCCGCGGTGTCATCGTTGAGGAGGTCGTCGTTATTGCCCTCAGCGGCCGACATTGTTGTCGTCTTGGTCGGTGAAGGCGACGCGGGCACAGAACTGCCCCCCTCATCGTCAGCACCCCCTCCCGACAACTTCGgcacgcgccgcgcacctgcgatgcgcctcgctctcctcggTCTCATCGCCCTCGTGGTGCCCGCTGCTATCATCGCCCTTGCCATGTGgtgcgtctgccgccgcacgcggtACAAGCGAAAGGTAAAGGGCTTGCGTCTCAACGGCACGCGTCAACCCGGCGAGGTGGATGACGTGGACATGGGCAACATTGTCAGGGGCGGCGATTGGCTGAACCTCGACGCTGCCACCCCAGGCAGAACTAAGATCGGCGCCAACGGCGCGCGTTTCTCCATTTTGGCGCCGTCGACCGCTGCTTGCGTTCGCATGGACGCCACGTTCGACCCGATCGGGCAGCAGGCCGCggagacgcggcagcgcaaaCGTGCCCGGCGggtggctgtggctgctgccgaagcGGCCGTCATCCCGGCGAGGGGCGctggcaacggcggcagcgatggtCTTGCGAGCCCGGTAAGCGGTGAATCGGGCGCCGCAGGGCCGGAGATGTGGTCCAGCGATGAAGAGGAGCGTAGCGACGGCTATTCAGTGAACGGAGGCGTCAGTGGCGGCAACGTTGGGGTTGCGGGTGGCTCTGCCCAAGCGCATGCCACCTCGAGCGTTTTACCCGGCACTGGAGCCACGGGTGCCGGGGCTTCGTCTGGAGCTGGCCCGCACCTGAGGGGTGGCGCTGTCACCAGCTCCGTGGTAACCGCCGTTCATCCACTGGATCACGACCTGCACTACTTCAACGAGACgacgcgtgtgctgctgggTCGCTACACGGCAGAGAGCGGGGGTGGTGTGCCGCAgatgccgccgtcggcgttgccaggcggcggtggtgctgctgagcagAGCCTACGGCTAGCTTCGGGCAACGAGGCCGAgagcggcaacgccgtcgtAAGCAAGCCCAAGTCGGTCTTTGAGCAGATTCTTTCGTTCGCcgttgcgccgctgcaggtaGGCCGTGAGTTCCATCAGCGCGGTGACAACAGGGATAGCTGCAATGTGGCAGACAGCGCTGGAGGGCCGAGAGCTCTGGCAGCGCCTGTGCCACGGGGCAGGGAGCGTGCTGAGCGGCACACCGAGAAGGAAGACTTGGAAGAGGAGCACGCCTTCCAGGATGACGAAGAGCTCGATGAGGAATACAAGGACGAGGAGTGCGGCGATTATGAAGGGTCGTCGCAACGCCACAGCGGTGGCGTGTACGTCCCTGGCGCCTAA